In one Colletotrichum destructivum chromosome 2, complete sequence genomic region, the following are encoded:
- a CDS encoding Putative AAA+ ATPase domain, ATPase, AAA-type, core, replication factor C: protein MASFFDLKARKAAAANGTAVQKQDKSAQPPRAQPWVEKYRPKTLGDVTAQDHTVTILQRTLQASNLPHMLFYGPPGTGKTSTVLALAKELYGPEMMKSRVLELNASDERGISIVREKVKDFARMQLTNPTNDYKKRYPCPPFKIIILDEADSMTQDAQSALRRTMETYSKITRFCLICNYVTRIIDPLASRCSKFRFKSLDQGNAKKRLEDIAENEGVQLEDGALDALIKCSEGDLRKAITFLQSAARLVGAGDRDASRDDAMDIDKKPVTVKIIEDIAGVIPENTIDELVSSIRPQGPGDTYQNVAKVVENMVADGWSAGQVVTQLYQAIVYDETVPDVQKNKILLIFSEVDKRLVDGADEHLSILDLALRISGVMSGRSNN from the exons ATGGCGAGTTTCTTCGATCTCAAGGCCCGAAAGGCGGCCGCTGCGAACGGGACCGCGGTCCAAAAACAGGATAAATCTGCGCAACCACCAAGGGCGCAGCCGTGGGTTGAGAAATA CCGTCCAAAGACTCTCGGCGATGTCACAGCACAAGACCACACTGTCACGATCTTGCAGAGAACGCTCCAAGCCTCTAAC CTCCCTCACATGCTCTTCTACGGACCGCCCGGCACGGGAAAGACGTCGACAGTCCTGGCCTTGGCCAAGGAGCTCTACGGTCCGGAAATGATGAAGTCGCGAGTGCTCGAGCTCAATGCCTCCGATGAACGTGGAATATCCATCGTTCGTGAGAAGGTGAAGGACTTTGCTCGTATGCAGTTGACGAACCCGACGAACGATTACAAGAAGCGATATCCTTGTCCGCCCTTCAAGATCATcattctcgacgaggccgattCGATGACCCAGGATGCGCAGAGCGCCCTTCGCCGAACCATGGAGACATACAGCAAAATCACGCGGTTCTGCCTCATCTGCAACTATGTCACGCGTATCATCGACCCTCTTGCCAGTCGTTGCAGCAAGTTTCGCTTCAAGAGCTTAGACCAGGGCAACGCCAAGAAGAGACTCGAGGACATTGCCGAGAACGAGGGCGTGCAgctggaagacggcgccctAGATGCACTCATCAAGTGTAGCGAGGGTGACTTGCGAAAAGCCATCACATTCCTACAAAGCGCAGCGCGACTAGTGGGTGCTGGCGACAGGGACGCCTCCAGGGACGACGCCATGGATATCGACAAGAAGCCTGTCACAGTCAAGATCATCGAGGATATTGCTGGCGTCATCCCCGAGAAcaccatcgacgagctggtcAGCTCCATACGTCCGCAGGGACCTGGCGATACATACCAGAACGTGGCAAAGGTGGTTGAAAACATGGTTGCCGATGGCTGGAGTGCCGGACAGGTCGTTACTCAG CTCTACCAAGCCATCGTCTACGACGAGACGGTTCCCGATGTGCAGAAAAACAAAAtccttctcatcttctccgagGTCGACAAGAGACTCGTCGATGGCGCGGACGAGCACTTGTCCATCCTTGATCTTGCTTTGAGGATATCAGGGGTCATGAGTGGCCGGAGCAACAACTAA
- a CDS encoding Putative ubiquitin-conjugating enzyme E2, ubiquitin-conjugating enzyme/RWD: protein MADQSIIRITKELSDIQRTSDLSLAVACRDVDVRNVKALIIGPHDTPYEFGFFEFAIRFNKEYPRKSPSVNGITTNGGRCRFNPNIYSSGKVCLSILGTWRGERGEEWSAAQGLESILISIQSLMSGNPYENEPGFEEANDASDKKNQKDYVQKIRHETLRISVIQRMEEYLGLTPDGNAIAQQSAADGEQLEMDTEDMDDTNVPFEPFKDLCKRRFLWYYDNYLLAIQKAKTEVKDHQAFVRMPFEGASNAMDGKFNYTELERRLRNVKAALDNELLKWAVEGQVANEKEMTVSVNLRHQYQQVVQTFKRQDIPHDVQLEDNNPFVWVITYFGRPMTNLDGGLFRIKVHFSPRFPEEQPRVKFHTRIFHHRISEDGTACYFPSSLRKDDVRSHIEAIFTALEEEDPAYDPRTLVNPEAHKLYWGGADGRKNYNRRLRRSVQQSMDDF, encoded by the exons ATGGCGGATCAGTCCATCATTCGCATCACTAAG GAGTTGAGTGACATCCAGCGAACGTCGGATCTCT CTTTGGCTGTTGCTTGCCGCGACGTCGATGTTCGCAACGTCAAGGCCTTGATTATCGGCCCTCACGACACTCCCTACGAATTCGGTTTCTTCGAG TTTGCAATCAGGTTCAACAAGG AATATCCCCGCAAGTCTCCTAGTGTCAACGGAATTACGACGAACGGAGGACGATGCCGATTCAACCCCAACATTTACTCGTCCGGCAAGGTTTGCTT GTCAATTCTTGG AACCTGGCGTGGAGAGCGTGGCGAAGAATGGTCCGCTGCGCAAGGCCTTGAGTCCATCCTCATCTCCATTCAAAGCCTGATGTCAGGCAATCCTTACGAGAACGAACCTGGTttcgaggaggccaacgATGCATCGGACAAGAAGAACCAGAAAGACTACGTTCAGAAG ATCCGTCATGAGACTCTTCGGATCTCCGTCATACAACGTATGGAAGAGTACTTGGGCTTGACTCCCGATGGCAACGCGATTGCCCAGCAGTCTGCAGCAGACGGAGAACAGCTCGAGATGGACACcgaggacatggacgacACGAACGTGCCTTTCGAGCCCTTCAAAGACTTGTGTAAACGGAGGTTCCTCTGGTACTACGACAACTACCTGCTCGCCATCCAAAAGGCCAAGACCGAAGTGAAAGACCATCAAGCCTTCGTACGTATGCCGTTCGAAGGCGCTAGCAACGCCATGGATGGCAAATTCAATTACACTGAGCTGGAAAGACGTCTTCGCAATgtcaaggccgccctcgacaacgaGCTTCTTAAATGGGCCGTAGAGGGCCAGGTTGCGAATGAGAAGGAGATGACGGTTTCTGTCAACCTGCGACACCAGTACCAGCAAGTGGTGCAAACATTCAAACGCCAGGACATTCCTCATGACGTTCAGTTGGAAGACAACAACCCTTTCGTCTGGGTCATTACCTATTTTGGACGACCTATGACGAATCTTGACGGCGGTCTCTTCCGTATCAAGGTTCATTTCAGCCCGAGGTTCCCTGAAGAACAACCCCGCGTCAAGTTCCACACACGCATTTTCCATCATCGCATCTCGGAGGATGGAACAGCCTGCTACTTCCCCAGCTCGCTAAGAAAAGACGATGTGCGTTCTCATATCGAAGCCATCTTCACTGCactggaggaagaggatccAGCCTACGACCCTAGAACTCTGGTGAACCCCGAAGCCCATAAACTCTACTGGGGAGGCGCCGATGGACGCAAGAACTACAATCGTCGACTTCGCAGATCGGTGCAGCAAAGCATGGA CGATTTCTGA
- a CDS encoding Putative ZZ-type zinc finger-containing protein produces MALPLFPSLVLTPPKEDMPTSDARFYRLHTHHEQTNHHDPPFVRKSPASPTMPGLTISTDSISPRTSNAPAPATAPPPSTSVADAATPATTSTAGATNPPVHQTPPRTSRTSSPARPPVSPITPTLPPARLSDPVAPFAVDRPVLTHISQPPTAAAIPPPRPDPIDFDSNPDVLALKSAISILQMQSRKATADIQALSAAKNAAVENPTAFLADLGAGKVHAQGDRLFPESDSDSDEGSEGKKAGQEAGEGSARQGKARAQPQPWETLPKPQNVVRCPPINWSQYAVVGESLDKIHADQMARPSQGAPATLGPNGSYEFKGDSGGNQRPFIGVAAPYNPGKDKIDKKAKGGKR; encoded by the coding sequence ATGGCTCTGCCACTTTTCCCCTCCTTGGTGCTAACCCCACCAAAGGAGGACATGCCAACCTCCGATGCTCGATTCTACCGCTTACACACCCACCACGAACAAACAAACCACCACGATCCTCCTTTTGTGAGGAAGTCGCCAGCGTCGCCCACCATGCCTGGCCTTACAATATCCACAGATTCGATTTCTCCACGTACCTCGAacgcgccggcgccagcgaCAGCTCCACCGCCATCTACGTCTgtggccgacgccgcgacACCTGCCACGACGTCCACGGCCGGCGCAACAAACCCTCCAGTGCACCAGACCCCTCCGCGCACCTCCCGCACCTCGTCCCCCGCCCGGCCCCCCGTCAGCCCCATAACCCCGACCCTCCCCCCGGCCCGCTTGTCCGACCCCGTGGCACCCTTCGCCGTTGATCGTCCGGTCCTTACTCACATCTCCCAGCCGCCGACTGCGGCCGCTATTCCCCCGCCGCGCCCGGACCCCATCGACTTCGACTCCAATCCGGATGTCCTGGCCCTCAAAtcggccatctccatcctGCAGATGCAATCGAGGAAGGCGACCGCCGATATCCAGGCGCTCAGTGCTGCAAAGAATGCCGCCGTGGAGAACCCCACTGCCTttctcgccgacctcggaGCAGGCAAGGTGCATGCGCAAGGCGACAGGCTGTTCCCCGAGTCCGACTCCGATTCGGACGAGGGGTCGGAGGGCAAGAAAGCTGGCCAGGAGGCTGGAGAGGGCAGCGCTAGGCAAGGGAAGGCACGGGCGCAGCCGCAGCCTTGGGAAACTTTGCCTAAACCCCAGAATGTGGTGCGCTGTCCACCCATTAACTGGTCACAATATGCTGTTGTCGGCGAGTCTCTCGACAAGATTCACGCAGACCAAATGGCGCGACCAAGTCAGGGCGCGCCGGCTACGTTGGGGCCAAATGGGTCATATGAGTTCAAAGGGGATTCTGGAGGCAATCAGAGGCCCTTCATAGGCGTTGCGGCTCCTTATAATCCTGGGAAGGACAAGATCGACAAGAAGGCGAAGGGAGGCAAGCGGTAG